The Lucilia cuprina isolate Lc7/37 chromosome 5, ASM2204524v1, whole genome shotgun sequence genome includes a window with the following:
- the LOC111678674 gene encoding protein tipE, with translation MKKSNTANTILSSLPTSPTMSAQSYAGSKSSLNSSRSSRSSNNMQTTNSKSNKVDHEIETILEKAKFYTSVCLGTTAILSVFTFLFLIPFVVDPAISTIIADYDPVPVTCIVIDHVYAEGIRNCTWSSCREGCTSSPNKCHQLYVNYTRIPFAEWQKNPRDLETVVWDVSYTKFLINSEGCGYPPTTNCSVFARQYGYNHINEPFACYYSRAYPEVVIGRYSWENNLYHLILSLIIPTVLFAISIGVLSYWYCPCCDNACNKSSRVYAEKFPTKEEKLLCHSDDEDEMEY, from the exons ATGAAAAAGAGTAATACCGCCAATACAATATTGTCTTCATTGCCCACAAGTCCGACCATGTCGGCCCAAAGTTATGCTGGCAGTAAATCTAGTCTAAATAGCAGTCGCTCCAGTCGTTCTTCTAACAATATGCAAACGACCAATTCGAAAAGCAATAAGGTGGATCATGAAATCGAAACTATTTTAGagaaagcaaaattttatacttCAGTATGTTTGG GTACCACGGCTATTTTATCGGTTTttacatttctatttttaataccCTTTGTTGTTGATCCTGCTATATCGACTATAATTGCCGATTATGATCCAGTACCGGTTACCTGTATTGTTATCGATCATGTCTATGCGGAGGGTATTAGAAATTGTACATGGAGCTCATGTAGGGAAGGCTGTACATCATCGCCGAATAA atgTCATCAATTATACGTAAATTATACCCGTATACCATTCGCAGAATGGCAAAAAAATCCACGTGATTTAGAGACCGTAGTATGGGATGTAAGCtatacgaaatttttaataaattccgaAGGATGTGGTTATCCACCAACTACCAATTGTAGTGTATTTGCCAGACAATATGG ATATAATCACATTAATGAACCATTCGCTTGCTACTATAGTCGTGCCTATCCTGAAGTGGTTATTGGTCGTTATTCTTGGGAGAATAATCTTTATCATCTAATACTATCACTAATAATACCCACAGTATTATTTGCCATATCGATTGGGGTCTTAAGCTATTGGTATTGTCCGTGTTGTGATAATGCCTGTAATAAATCATCAAGGGTTTATGCTGAAAAATTCCCCACTAAGGAAGA AAAACTACTGTGTCACAGTGATGATGAGGATGAAATGGAAtactag
- the LOC111678672 gene encoding uncharacterized protein LOC111678672, translated as MGKKKVPSEDLIVPPQDQRICGTICVCQMTLVLSSVALVYLTVAIYMPSTRAFKSGIDQTPVMCTTTRAVNKENCDWGSCGEWCLSKTSGACIQIFVNLRNNGTNLSFQNCTNSANKTCYGIDQDSADKARCINDECKNLTGTFNCTAGQCLNITDAFECVFKNSDSPVKCSGRRGKINCMDISGLFSCNRGTCRKIRTPYNCDRRCVDIPTRNKNVVILSGDKVHLSQCQTAINADTDEEVWTDTEDNVVMASCYFIRTSSDRVDAVDCVNGSTLDHNLLTDLTNFTYLSHLHISVATLVPEIAPPDIDLTISNESKLMINLEGCVNTLMDECKEFLKDFGRDGSDHNARARFPCYYSPNKKDIVVARFNLEVTYRQFVVASVVPSVLFVVSCLVLLLCQKTVYVGDDAKMRFKGCVDTDTILSKNALDQGMEDNGGVGGGGDEVMAL; from the coding sequence ATGGGCAAGAAAAAAGTTCCGAGTGAAGATTTAATTGTACCACCACAAGATCAAAGAATATGTGGCACTATTTGTGTATGTCAAATGACTTTGGTATTAAGTTCGGTAGCCTTAGTTTATCTTACGGTAGCCATTTATATGCCCTCCACACGAGCGTTTAAAAGTGGCATCGATCAGACGCCCGTCATGTGTACGACCACAAGAGCCGTCAACAAGGAGAATTGTGACTGGGGCTCCTGTGGTGAGTGGTGCCTGAGCAAAACCTCGGGCGCCTGTATACAGATCTTTGTTAACTTACGCAACAATGGCACAAATCTATCCTTCCAGAATTGCACGAATTCGGCGAATAAGACGTGTTATGGCATCGATCAGGATAGCGCCGATAAGGCGCGTTGCATTAATGATGAGTGTAAGAATTTGACGGGTACATTTAATTGTACCGCCGGCCAGTGTCTCAATATAACGGATGCATTTGAGTGTGTGTTCAAGAATAGTGATTCGCCGGTTAAGTGTTCGGGTCGCAGAGGGAAGATCAACTGTATGGATATATCGGGTCTATTCTCGTGTAATAGGGGTACATGTCGTAAAATTCGCACGCCCTATAATTGCGATCGTCGCTGTGTCGATATACCAACACGCAACAAGAATGTGGTCATACTCAGCGGTGATAAGGTCCATCTTTCTCAGTGTCAAACTGCCATTAATGCTGACACCGATGAGGAAGTGTGGACCGATACCGAGGATAATGTGGTGATGGCCTCCTGCTATTTCATTAGAACCTCGTCCGATCGTGTGGATGCCGTCGACTGTGTTAACGGTTCTACATTGGACCACAATTTACTAACGGATCTTACGAATTTCACTTATCTGAGTCATTTGCATATATCTGTGGCCACTCTTGTGCCGGAGATCGCTCCGCCCGACATTGATCTAACCATATCAAATGAATCGAAACTTATGATCAATCTCGAGGGCTGTGTCAACACGCTCATGGATGAGTGTAAGGAGTTTCTCAAGGATTTCGGACGCGATGGCAGTGATCATAATGCCCGCGCCCGTTTTCCTTGTTACTATTCGCCCAATAAGAAGGACATTGTTGTCGCTCGTTTCAATCTAGAGGTGACATATCGTCAGTTTGTGGTTGCCTCAGTAGTGCCGTCCGTGTTGTTTGTGGTTTCGTGTCTGGTGCTGCTGCTGTGTCAGAAGACCGTTTATGTGGGTGATGATGCTAAGATGCGTTTTAAGGGTTGTGTCGATACCGATACGATATTATCGAAGAATGCCTTAGATCAGGGTATGGAAGATAATGGTGGTGTTGGCGGTGGTGGGGATGAAGTTATGGCTCTATGA